TCAAATAACAATAATAAAAAACGACCACAAAGAGCTCTAGTCCTTCAAGGAGGGGGTACACTGGGAGCGTATGAAGCCGGGGTTATCAAGGTATTATGTGAAAATCTTTTGCAGCAGGACATTGAAAACGGGGATGAGGATGAATTGTTATTTGATATTGTAGCAGGTACATCAATAGGCGCGATGAATGGAGCAATATTAGTAAGCCAATATTTGGAAACCCACGATTGGAAAATGTCAGTAGATAAGCTTGAAAAATTCTGGACAGAGCAATTGGCTATAAAATGTATTGACGTTGACCAACTGAGTGCTGGTTGGTTTGAAGAATGGACTAAAAGAACTCCATCCGCAGCTTCCAAGGAAGCCGCAAGAAGATACTATTCAGTTAAAAAGCTTATTTTGGGCCTAACTCGAAATAATATGTATTATCAATGCGCCACATCAGAAGACAAAAAGTTCTTTGACAAACCAAACCTTCTTAATACTTGGGGTCTTCATAGCAGTAAGCCATTACAAGATAGTATAGAGAAATATGCAAAATTTCCTATAGCCACAGAATTTTGTGACAAAAACAAGCCTGAACAACAGCAACGTCAACCACGTCTGCTTGTGTTTAGTGTAGATGCAGCCGAAGGTTTAACGGTAACATTTGATAGCTATCCAAAAGCGGATGGCTCGAGAAGATCAGAGTACGGTAAAGGATTGGAAAATGTGATCTGCTACAACAAGGGCATCGAAATAGATCATGTTATGGCAAGTGGAACACTTCCTAAATTCTATGACTATGAGTCTATACCTCTTTGTACAACAACTAAACAAAAGAGCCAAGATGGAAGATGTAATATAGATACATCTGACAAGGAGAACATACATTACTTTTGGGATGGAGGAATGTTAAGTAATACGCCATTGAGAGAACTTTTACAGGCTCATCAGGAATATTGGCAAGATAAAGAAGACAAAATCCCAGACTTGGATGTCTATATAGTAAATGTACATCCGCCAAGGATGGACAATAACATAATTCCTAGGGATTATGATGGAGTAAAGGACAGAGAAAAGGACATAATCTATGGGGATAGATCTTCACATCACGATGAAAAGATATCGCACATACTAGCGGACTACAACGACTTTGTTATCAAATTAAATGGTCTTGTTGGTGAGGCCATTTGTAAGGTTAATGATAAGGGATCTAGCGATTCATTAAAAGGAAAACTTGATGATATTTTAACCACAAAAACCAAAAGAAACAACAGAAATGGGGAATCGAGAACATATGAAGATCTCATGAGAAGCGGGTTTAGACTAAATAAAGTGACAAGAATAGAGCGGACAAATTACATTAAC
This Candidatus Nitrosocosmicus oleophilus DNA region includes the following protein-coding sequences:
- a CDS encoding patatin-like phospholipase family protein produces the protein MSNNNNKKRPQRALVLQGGGTLGAYEAGVIKVLCENLLQQDIENGDEDELLFDIVAGTSIGAMNGAILVSQYLETHDWKMSVDKLEKFWTEQLAIKCIDVDQLSAGWFEEWTKRTPSAASKEAARRYYSVKKLILGLTRNNMYYQCATSEDKKFFDKPNLLNTWGLHSSKPLQDSIEKYAKFPIATEFCDKNKPEQQQRQPRLLVFSVDAAEGLTVTFDSYPKADGSRRSEYGKGLENVICYNKGIEIDHVMASGTLPKFYDYESIPLCTTTKQKSQDGRCNIDTSDKENIHYFWDGGMLSNTPLRELLQAHQEYWQDKEDKIPDLDVYIVNVHPPRMDNNIIPRDYDGVKDREKDIIYGDRSSHHDEKISHILADYNDFVIKLNGLVGEAICKVNDKGSSDSLKGKLDDILTTKTKRNNRNGESRTYEDLMRSGFRLNKVTRIERTNYINSIEGKTGDLTFETIKKLIKEGECDAWFSFIKELINGLEIQLTHGNCMDIKDSLVDMLDESMRNLQTNDYEDTNSTTYQKLTELAELVKCQAKLEPHKYSKLHESVLKFISTL